DNA sequence from the Lycium barbarum isolate Lr01 chromosome 5, ASM1917538v2, whole genome shotgun sequence genome:
tttgcctTCTCTTTAAATTTTAGAGACGATATCCTTCCTCTTGTGCCATATGTGCTTGCATCTCTTTAAACTTGCAATAGTTTGTTAGTCCTTCTTAGCATGATTGTTTTTCATGCATATCATTAGCCAGATATTtgccaacatcatcatcattggccAAACGGGCGACATATATGAGTCATAGCCGCCCGCCAGCAGCGGAAGCTCTTTGATTTTCTATCATGATCGTAGAAGCTTTAATACCAATTTGAAGGGGAATATTCTATTGATAAACTCTATGAATTCTCTGAATGCTCTCTACAATTCCATAATATAAAATAACTAGCAGCAACCCTATTTATAATAATATAAAATctactttaactcaaaatagAAAAATCTATTGCTatactaatttgactataaatcctaattagacatgaattaaaataccaAATTCTAACCAATTTTAGTTTTCTAcaattttaaattattatttccaacaatTATGCATAttatttaagtggagaagaatAGAGGGGCGTTACCGCTATCCCCAATATCGAAGGTTAAGATTAGTTCCAACGAGTAGCCCCATAGCTAATTTAAGTCATGAAAAGATCAATCCATCCACTGAAAAATAGATACATCGAGCTTTGCATTCTAAAACCTGCAATTTCTTAATCATGGGAAGTTTATTATTGACCGATTAATATTTGCTTATTAAATTAATGTAATTTCATGGAAGTTTAATACTTGCGTATAGCTGACTTAAATTTCTGGACGTTTATTTTTGACTGATTCATACTTTCGTATAAACTAATATAATTTATTTGAACTTGAGTATTAAATTAATGTTATTTCATGGGAAAAAATTGTTTTGACTGGTTTTTTCAACCCGTCACTGTCCTTATTCTGGTGTACGCCTAATTTTCGCAAATCCCAACCTCATTCACGCACGTGCCCTTCCTTTTCCCCACACCCACTCAACACATCATTCTGCTGACGTGTCCCATATCGCCACGTGGACAACTATATAATTGCACCCTCTTTATCCGCCCGATTTACAGCTTGTTTGGATGTTTGTTATCTGTCGTGTTGCATTATAATATCTATTTTTATTGTTACTTAAATTCTATTATCATATCCTTAAATCCCGTTTTATATAATCCCGTTTTATATAATGACCGATCTGGTGAGTGTGTgttatcttatttttttttccttttattttatctTTTCTTATTATCTAATAATATTGTTTATTCTTTACCCTACCTTTTAGTAATAGTTCTAACGTCGTACCCTATTTTTCTTATAGTTCTAACGACGCAAAGACGATACAATTTATCCAAAGATTGTATTTATCGAAACAATACAGTACGATACGATAtaatactctctctgtttcaatttatatgagcttatttcctttttagttcgtACCAAAATGAATGGCTTCTTtcataatttggaaacaaattcactttatgaataatttacagccacacaaatattcaagacttattttgaaccacaagttttaaaagtcttctctcttTCTTATATATCGTGCTCAGCCAaatggattcacataaattgaaacggagggagtacaacaCAATGTGATATAATGTATACATTACGAAAACGATATTTTTTCCATCCAATTTacgtgacactctttcctttctAGTTAGTCCTAAAACGAACGATACATTTCTATAGTtaataacaatttaactttaaatttaccTTTTTCCCCCTAATAAAATAATTTCTAACCACAcaaatttcatttattttttatcaTAAATTTCAAAAACCTTCTTCTATTTCTTAAACATCAATCAAACACCCTCCTACAAAATTGGACGAACGGAGtgtgtaacaaccatccaaacagagtgttAACCCCCACCCGAAAAACCTATACATACATTCAGCAGTCAcgtatatatagagagagagagagagaaaacaaacaaaaacagcAAAAAGATTAGATTTTTCCGACATACGTACATATTGTTGAAATCTGAATCTGAAAAtcacaattcaaaaaaaaaaaaagtgaaatttttttctcaatttttttatttttgtataaataaatGGCGACGCCATTAACGACGGGAGGAATAAAAGGCGGTGGTGGAGTAGCGATAATGGCAGGGCCAACAGTAGGGCAACACGTGGATCAATCTGGACCGTTAAATAGTAGTAATAGAGTTAAAGGTGGTTCATCACCAATAAGGATATTCCTTTTTTTCCATAAAGCAATACGTACAGAACTCGATGCGTTACATCGATCTGCTATGGCGTTTGTTACGTTGAATCAGGAAAGTGAGATTAAGCCATTTATGGAAAGGTGTTATTTTTTGAGGTCGATTTATAAACATCACTGCAATGCTGAAGATGAGGTTTGTTTTTAAGTACTAGTAGAATTTTTTTAAGCTCAATTTTGTTACTAATTTTGTGAAATTTGAATGTAACGAGGCTTTaagtatatacacatacatgATTTAATGTGATTTTTTGTGTCTGGTTATGTTTATTGAACTGGAAAGATTTTAGCTGCATATGTGAAATTTCTGATACTTAGTAGAGAATTAGTACTGACGAAATATATGTTAAAAATAGAAAGAAATGTAAAAATTTATGTTTTTATATTTGTATCGGGTTATGTGAATTGAACTGGAATTTAGCTACAGATGTGAAATTTTTGATGTTTGATAGAGAAGTAGTACTTACGAAATATAAGTAAATGGAAAGAAATGTACAATTTGTAACAATAAGATTGGTACAATCTGATTAGAAGTGTGGTTATTGCATCTATAGTTCGGTTTGAAGTAGATTTTATACTCACTTGCAGCTGAATTTTGTAATAATTTTGGGAAATTTGTGGTGCAGGATGCTTCTGGTGAATAATTTTGAGCAGCTTAGCAAGTATATACACATAAAAGGATTGAAATTTAAAAATTATTGAACTGGAATAATTTAGCTACATATGCGAAATTTCTGATATTTGATAGAGAATTAGTACTTACAAAATATAAGTAAATAGAAAGAAATGTAGTATTTGTAACAAAATAGAAAGAAATGAAGAATTTGTAACAATAAGATTGGATGTTGTAGTTGGTATAATCTGATGTGATGTGTAGTTATTGCATCTTTAGTTTGGTTTTGGTGCAAATTGCTCTTCTTGAGTTCTTTTCTGCACCGGAATTTTAGTTGATCCTCTTTAGGTAGTGTGGTGTATTCTGAGGTGATGGGAAGGCGGATAATATTTGAGCTTGTTGTAGCTCAAGCATTCAAATTTTTTATTGTTAGCTCAACTGTTcaatttatttcatgattttttctCTAGGTATATAGAAGTCAGATCGCTTCTTGATTTCCTGCTAGTGCTAGTATTGGTTGTCATGGAAATGAGAAACCAAATGTCAAATGTGAAGTTGACAATGAAAAGAAGATCTTTATGAACTGTTTGGCTTCATGCCTTCTTTAGTTGGGGCGATACAATGTAGTATATCAGATCTCCTGCTGGTTACATTAGTACTTTTCTGCATAATTACTATAACTTGAATCATTTAATAAAGCTGTCTGTTTTCTGGCAACTCATTCTCAATTTTGAATGTCTGAGGCTACTTACTATTTTGAGCAGATGTACACAGAATTGAATtcaaatttgaaattttcatTTTCTCCTGCTCTTGAACCTATGTATGATTTTTGTCTCTTATTGAACTGGAGAAGTTGTTGCTTCAAATTTCCTGACGTTTAAACGGTTTGGTTTCAtgctctttttagtttatttttaaatTGAGAATTAGTAAATAACAAAAAAGATAAATTAATGGTCTGAGAAAGTGTAACAAAATGTGGATTTGGGTTGACGATTAAACTAATGGGGCTGATAGTTTTTGCATCTTAATTCGGCTTTAAATTTTCTTCTCTGTGTTGGAAATTCTTTCTAATCCTTTTTGGTTACTGCGGTGTGGAGGGAGGTGGTGGGAACTTCTCTGCGTTGGAAATTCTTTCTAATCCTTTTTGGTTACTGGGGTGGTGGGAAAGAGGGCTGGGGGTAGAACTTGTTTGTAGTTCGAGCAATTCTTTTGGTTGtactttctttttttattttcggAAGAAAGGATTTTATCTCGAGGTATAAAGAATTTGGCTTGCTTTTTGTCTTCTACTAGTTTCAGTATTAGGTgttgtaaaaaagaaaaagaaaagagagcaCATTTCAGATGTGAAATTGAGAAAACCAAAAATATTAAGAACTGTCATAATTCATAAATGTGCTTCATCCCCTCTTGGGTTAGAGCAATGCAATGTTGCAGTTTATATCTCCTGCTGATTTCATTATTATTGGCTACAAGCTAAACTGTTTATAAGCTATCTGTAATCTTGCCTTGCACTAATGCTTGATATCGCTCTCGATTGTAACCTAATAGGTATCAATGTATGAGTAGATCCTCCTCATTATGTAAAGAAGATACATATTATACTTTTGGTGTTTGAACCCCCTATGTTTTCATTGGATTACCCCTCCCCCCTTTAAAATCCTTAAAATTTCTCTATATCTTTTTGTGAATGACAGGTTATCTTTCCAGCACTTGATATACGTGTGAAGAATGTAGCACGGACTTACTCCCTTGAGCATGAAGGAGAAGGTATGCTTTTTGATCACTTGTTTGCATTACTTGACTCGGATATGCAAAGTGAAGAAAGCTACCGCAGAGAGTTGGCTTCCTGTACAGGAGCTCTTCAAACATCTATTAGCCAGCACATGTCTAAGGAAGAGGAGCAGGTATCCTTGTGAATTTTACCTTACTCTTAGTTGTGGCTCAAGGGGATGTGTGATGTGCCTTGTTTTTCTGTGAAAAGAGAAAATCCCTGTGATGTAGATCGCATGGATATCATTATCACTTGATAGTATTTGTTTTTATTACTCGCTTTGTTCCACTTATGTGACGAAGTTACTATTTGCGAGTCAAAGGATGCTTTCTTTGACTATGATCTATTCATATACTTATAAATATTATGAATTGTTaactattgtgacttatagtatttttttaaTGTAgattctaaatatgtaaattttattttttaaaaatggtAGATTCTATGTTTGAATTCACACCGAAAATTAGTTAGGTTGACCCTAGTACTTAGAATTAGGTCACATAAAGTGGAGTGAAggcagtatttttttttttttgagaaatccGTGAGACGCAATGGTGAATGGCTCAAAACTCAGTGGATAATAGGCCCACGACTCTACCCTTCTCCATTTAAGTACAAGGCTGTTGGGTTCAAACTTCAAGCCCGTGATGTGTGCCTAACCCACACTTCACGTATTGTGCTCTTACCACTAGACGAAAAGACCTCGGGAGGTAGATTATTGTTTATATATTAATTAAAAGTAAAATCAAAGATAATCTTATCCTAGAAATGAAATTATCTAGTCTTACCTTTGTAGTTAGAGATAGAGTTTAGTAGTTCCAAAAGTTCTAATTCGCTCGGAATATTTGATGAATTTGGTATGGCACACACGCTCTCTCCAAATCCTCATCTCTCCCCGTCTCTTCTCATTAACGTTACCTCCTCCTCCCCTTTTAATTTCTTTCCTTGCCCTTTTTTACTTCTCCCTTGTGTTGCAACATCAATATTTATATCATAACCATCTCATATCCCTTTCTTTGTACTAATTTAATCTTGGTATCACGGTGCAAGTTTCAATTCACTGCACTCTCTAGTACCTATAAGTATTACATTGGCCAATCCTTATGAGAGATGTTCGTCTATTCTCTTGGTGATTTCACATGTTCATTATTTAATGGAACTATTGAAGAACTTTCATGTACTATTGTGAAGTGTTGGAATAATATCTGATGATTTTATTTGGTGTAACTTCCATTCTCCATGGGGTGATGACTCTTCATGTATCAGAGTCGTTTCATTTCTTCCTCGTACTACATCACCTCACATGCATCATGTGTACAAAATTAGAGTCCTACATATAAGAGCAAGTGTTAATTGGTATGTCGACGTGCTAAAAGAtaaagagaagcaagaacaatctgCTAATTTATTACTAGTAAGTTTTCTTCTTTTCCAAACTCATCACCAAGGGGATTGGTGGGATGGATGGATCCCTCCACCCTCAACCGGAAGTTTCGGGTTCGAGCCCTAGGAATGGAGCAAGTACTGGTAGTGAGTGCATCTCCCTTTAATGGATTCTATTCGACACGAATCTCAGATGTGGATTCAGTCTTTTCCCTTTTGGATCATTCATAATGTGGATTCAATCTTAATGTTATTTCTGGTTCAATAAGAGAAGACAATATCCAGAAATCTTGTATTCTAAATATCTAACACAAAAATGAGGATACGACATCAACAATAGCAACGCCTCAGTCCTAAACACGTTGGGGTCGGCTATGTGAATCCTCACTTTTCTGTTTAAGCTTAACTCATGTCATCATCATACTAAATGAAATAAATaacttatccaaaaaaaaaaataaacaaaaaaagtaaaaaaaaaaaaagttattataTTATCATTCTAAAAAAAGAAGTTATTATATTTTAGTTATAGAAcgacaacaatatacccagtatATTCCCACAGGTGGAGTCCGGGGAGGGTAAAGTgtgcgcagaccttacccctacctcgtggAGATAGAGggttgtttctgaaagaccctcggctcaagcaACGCGTAACAAAGCAGTTTGAAAAGAAAATACAAAAGTAAGTAAGGCATAGCAAATAATAGGGAGAGCGTAGCATAGCATTCAGATCAAAATTTTAGTTATaagaacaagaataataatattaGAAGTTCTCTAACAAGATTAAACCTATTCCCAACTAGTAGATGTCACCTATATAAATCTTTTTCTTCCATTGTACCATGTCTTTAGCTAGGTCTGCATTGATTACAAGAATTTGTAGGTCTTTCGAGAGAAAAATGAGGAGGATATTTCTGTACGTTAATCCTAACAAGTTAATGCCATCTTTTTCCCTATCAGGAGGGGGAGGGGGTTGGTTCTTTCGCGGAGGTTCATTTAGTTAAGTTAAACTTTAGCGTGTGAAATTTCcccttattattttattttcttgataagTAACTGTCATTGTTGAACTTTTGATTGTTAAAATTGTTGGCTagtattcttttatttttttcttcattATTATCACTCATGTTGCTATCTGTTATTGAGCCATTTTGCAGGTCTTTCCCTTGCTCATGGAAAAGTTTTCATTCGAGGAGCAGGCATCACTGGTGTGGCAGTTTCTGTGCAGCATCCCTGTGAATATGATGGCTGAATTTCTGCCCTGGCTTTCATCCTCTATTTCGGCCGATGAGTGCAAAGATATGTATAAATGCTTGCACAAAGTAATTCCAGACGAGGAGCTTCTTCAAGAGGTGAGCTACTTGCTTATAGATGTTAAAGACCTTTATTAAGTATGGCAGAGCTGATAAAATTCATCTTGCATGAAGATTATGTTTACCTGGATGGATGGGAAAAAGTTAACAAACAAACGGAAGGCTTGTGAAGAGAGTACAACGAACCATACTTCAGATTCTGTTGTTAGAGGCTTAATCAGTCAGGCAGAGAATGCTTCTTGTCCTTGCGAATCTTCTAGAAGTGAATTTCTAGTCTCAAATTTCAATCTTAAAGAATCCACTTTGAATCGTCCGGTTGATGAGATACTGCACTGGCACAAGGCTATCAGAAAGGAATTGAATGAAATAACAGAAGCAGCTAGGGAAATAAAGTCGCGTGGAGATTTTTCTGATTTATCTGCCTTCAACCAGAGGCTCCAGTTTATTGCTGAAGTTTGTATCTTTCACAGGTATGCGACATCAATTATTGCGCATAGCCGTTTGAAGTTTTGGCTTGAATAATTTTGATGGACTAAGATAACTACTATGGTGCTTGAATCTGGATCATTCATACTGTTTTCATTCTTGCACTGCAGCATTGCCGAGGACAAAGTTATATTTCCCGCAGTTGATGTAGAAATATCATTTGCCCAGGAGCACAAGGAAGAAGAAAACGAGTTTGATAAATTTAGATGCTTGATAGAAAGTGTTCAGAGTGCTGGATCCAACTCAACTTCTGTAGAATTTTATTCAAAATTGTGCTCACAAGCTGATCATATAATGGAGACAGTGGAAAGACACTTCTGTAATGAGGAGGCTCAGGTGAGTAATATCAGATTTGCAATGATTCTGCAAGTTCAAGGTAGaaatatgtttatatatattcccccaagtaaaaaaaaaattgtttctcgaAAGTGATGAAAGTAGGTTTGGCGTTGTCTTGCTATCTACAATACTATGGTTGCCTTTCAAAAATTCAAACCTCGAGTTTAAAATCTTTATTATTTGGATTCTATGTGATTCCAGGTTCTTCCACTTGCAAGAAAGCATTTTAGCCCCAAACGGCAGCGGGAACTCCTTTACCAGAGCTTGTGTGTTATGCCACTTAGACTCATTGAATGCGTCTTACCATGGTTGGTAGGTTCATTAAGTGAAGAGGAAGCAAGGTCTTTTCTTCACAACATGCATATGGCAGGTAAAGCTAATTTCTACTATTTGATTCTTTGATTTACTTTAAACTTGGTTTCGATTGACAATGGTAAAAAATATGCCTGTTCCACCCATCTGATTCAGTTATCTAATGCAGCACCAGCATCAGACACTGCCTTGGTCACGCTTTTCACTGGTTGGGCATGCAAAGGTCGTCCAGCTGACATTTGTTTGTCTTCAAGTGCAATCGGTTGCGGTCCTGCTAAAACTTTAGCAGGGAATCAGGAGAACTTAGGCAAATGTTGTGGTACTTGCACTTCTTCAAGAATTGTCAACTGTAGTAGCTCACATGGTGAGCAAAGTAACGGTGAAAGGCCAACCAAGCGTGTAAACCTAATGTCAGAGGAGAAATGCTATCGTCATGATCCTTCAGGAAATGGGAAATTTCGGAAAGGATCCACTGGTAATCAGTCTTGTTGTGTTCCTGCATTAGGCGTCGTAAATTCCCTAGCTGCAGCAAAATCATCGCGCACTTTTAGTCCAAGTGCTCCTTCTCTGAACTCCTGTCTTTTCAACTGGGATGCCAGCTTGACCAACGCTGGATATGCAACACGGCCGATTGATAACATTTTTCAATTTCACAAGGCAATCAGAAAGGATTTGGAATTTTTGGATGTTGAATCTGGAAAACTAACTGATTGTGATGAGACTTCCCTCAGGAAGTTTTGTGGTCGTTTTCGTCTCCTGCGGGGTTTGTATAAAGCTCACAGTAATGCAGAGGATGATATAGTATTCCCAGCGTTGGAATCAAAAGAGACACTTCATAATGTTAGCCATTCTTACACCTTGGACCACAAACAGGAAGAAAAGCTATTCGAGGACATTTCATCTGCACTTGATGAGCTTTCCCAGCTCCGAGAAAACTTGAATGGTGGGAGTTCAGTTAAAGGTCCTTGTAGAAACTCTGGTTCTTGTGACTTAAATGAATATTCAAGAAAATACAATGAGCTAGCAACTAAAGTTCAAGCTATGTGCAAATCAATAAAAGTAACCCTGGATCAACATGTTATACGGGAGGAAGTTGAGCTATGGCCACTGTTTGACCGGCATTTTAGCATAGAAGAACAAGACAAACTAGTTGGTAGGATAATAGGAACAACTGGGGCAGAAGTACTTCAGTCAATGTTGCCCTGGGTAACTACTGCTCTTACTcaggatgaacaaaataaaatgatGGAGACATGGAAGCAAGCAACCAAAAACACAATGTTCAGTGAATGGCTCAATGAATGGTGGGAAGGAACTCCAGATGGAACTCCCCAGACATCAAGCTCAGAGGACATTGTAACACAAGGTTGTCAACCATGCTTTTATTAGTTTTATTCATGCTGTTGTGATGTTCCATAAGATATTTATGTTAGACAAGGCTATTAGCGGAACTGAATTAGTGGGATCTAAACTGATAATTTTTCCCGATCTTCATTTAGCCTCTAAAATTATGCCTTTACAGGATATGAGTTTTCTGGATCTCTAGAACAAAGTGATTCCACTTTTAAACCTGGATGGAAGGACATATTTCGGATGAATCAAAATGAGCTAGAGTCAGAAATAAGGAAGGTCTCCCGCGACTCTTCGCTTGATCCAAGACGAAAAGCATATCTTATTCAAAATCTTATGACCAGGTTTGTCTTCAATATATCCATCATATGAAACCTTTATGATTGCTATATCGTTGTTATTATTCCACGTCACTTATTGAGCATCTGTTGTTCAGTCGCTGGATAGCTGCTCAGCAGGAGTCTGAAGCAAGATCTGGTGAAACTCCAAATGGTCAAGATCAACTTGGATGTTCACCTTCATTCCGTGATCCAGAAAAGCAAGTGTTCGGATGTGAGCATTATAAAAGGAACTGCAAGCTCCGAGCTGCTTGCTGTGGTAAACTATTTCCATGCAGATTCTGTCATGACAAAGTCAGTGACCATTCTATGGAGAGGTAAATTTTTGGACTCATTTCTGTTTCTAATAATCAAACTCCATCACATGTTATAATTTTTCTAGTAATTTGCAGGAAGGCAACAACTGAAATGATGTGTATGAATTGCCTCAAAGTACAACCAGTTGGACCTATTTGTACGACTCCGTCCTGTAACGGCCTTTCGATGGCAAAATATTACTGCAGCAGCTGTAAATTTTTTGATGATGAAAGGTGATACTACAATGACACTACTTGTTTCTCGTTGATGAAGTAGGTTGAATCGCATAAGTCAATTACGTAGAACATGACACCCTCCTACCCCTGcatttttgaaaatttgtttgtCGATTCTTTTTGAACAAACTCATAGTTA
Encoded proteins:
- the LOC132641749 gene encoding zinc finger protein BRUTUS-like; its protein translation is MATPLTTGGIKGGGGVAIMAGPTVGQHVDQSGPLNSSNRVKGGSSPIRIFLFFHKAIRTELDALHRSAMAFVTLNQESEIKPFMERCYFLRSIYKHHCNAEDEVIFPALDIRVKNVARTYSLEHEGEGMLFDHLFALLDSDMQSEESYRRELASCTGALQTSISQHMSKEEEQVFPLLMEKFSFEEQASLVWQFLCSIPVNMMAEFLPWLSSSISADECKDMYKCLHKVIPDEELLQEIMFTWMDGKKLTNKRKACEESTTNHTSDSVVRGLISQAENASCPCESSRSEFLVSNFNLKESTLNRPVDEILHWHKAIRKELNEITEAAREIKSRGDFSDLSAFNQRLQFIAEVCIFHSIAEDKVIFPAVDVEISFAQEHKEEENEFDKFRCLIESVQSAGSNSTSVEFYSKLCSQADHIMETVERHFCNEEAQVLPLARKHFSPKRQRELLYQSLCVMPLRLIECVLPWLVGSLSEEEARSFLHNMHMAAPASDTALVTLFTGWACKGRPADICLSSSAIGCGPAKTLAGNQENLGKCCGTCTSSRIVNCSSSHGEQSNGERPTKRVNLMSEEKCYRHDPSGNGKFRKGSTGNQSCCVPALGVVNSLAAAKSSRTFSPSAPSLNSCLFNWDASLTNAGYATRPIDNIFQFHKAIRKDLEFLDVESGKLTDCDETSLRKFCGRFRLLRGLYKAHSNAEDDIVFPALESKETLHNVSHSYTLDHKQEEKLFEDISSALDELSQLRENLNGGSSVKGPCRNSGSCDLNEYSRKYNELATKVQAMCKSIKVTLDQHVIREEVELWPLFDRHFSIEEQDKLVGRIIGTTGAEVLQSMLPWVTTALTQDEQNKMMETWKQATKNTMFSEWLNEWWEGTPDGTPQTSSSEDIVTQGYEFSGSLEQSDSTFKPGWKDIFRMNQNELESEIRKVSRDSSLDPRRKAYLIQNLMTSRWIAAQQESEARSGETPNGQDQLGCSPSFRDPEKQVFGCEHYKRNCKLRAACCGKLFPCRFCHDKVSDHSMERKATTEMMCMNCLKVQPVGPICTTPSCNGLSMAKYYCSSCKFFDDERTVYHCPFCNLCRLGQGLGVDFFHCMTCNCCLGMKLVDHKCREKGLETNCPICCDFLFTSSESVRALPCGHFMHSACFQAYACTHYICPICSRSMGDMSVYFGMLDALMGSEVLPEEFRNLCQDILCNDCGKKGTAPFHWLYHKCGSCGSYNSRVIKVESSPNCSS